From Rickettsia endosymbiont of Ceutorhynchus obstrictus, a single genomic window includes:
- a CDS encoding zinc-dependent alcohol dehydrogenase family protein, with product MKYSKTIKNFIPQKYKAVIYEEFGNPSSVLKVVEVNRPELRAGEILVQMKLCSINYSDLLTIQGVYKSRVSLPKIPGFEGIGVVKDIGDDRDSYLLGARVLPLKGQGTWQEYNIASSQEVICIPKEINDQTAAQLYINPLTVWLMLTEELKITKGKTLAINAGNSACGYIIAKLAQLFEYNLISIVRKNDYITKLKEIGASLVINTTEEDFKNVILEYTNGKGVDYALDAIGGKDGELLAECVNNGGVMLNYGLLSGTPLPSSCYSNSSYRHVTIKPYFLREWMYNEEINYRKNIIQEMIKAFVKLKIVLPVEKEYTIDNVTKAVEAAQASRQNGKILLCIENNNNIDEAGLEKKEMFNPLLGGNSSEE from the coding sequence ATGAAATATTCTAAAACTATAAAAAATTTTATCCCTCAAAAATATAAAGCTGTTATATATGAAGAATTTGGGAATCCTTCAAGCGTTTTAAAGGTTGTAGAAGTTAATCGTCCGGAACTTAGAGCAGGAGAAATTTTAGTACAAATGAAATTATGCTCTATTAATTATTCTGATTTACTTACTATCCAGGGGGTTTATAAAAGTCGAGTATCATTGCCTAAAATACCGGGATTTGAAGGAATAGGTGTTGTTAAAGATATTGGAGACGATCGTGATTCTTACTTGCTTGGTGCTAGAGTATTACCGTTAAAAGGACAAGGGACGTGGCAAGAATATAATATAGCTTCTTCTCAAGAAGTTATTTGCATACCAAAGGAAATAAACGATCAAACCGCTGCACAGCTATATATCAATCCTTTAACCGTATGGCTAATGTTAACGGAAGAGTTAAAAATTACAAAAGGTAAAACTTTAGCAATAAATGCAGGCAATTCAGCTTGTGGTTATATTATAGCTAAGTTAGCACAATTGTTTGAGTATAATTTAATATCTATTGTACGTAAAAATGATTATATAACAAAATTAAAAGAGATTGGGGCTTCTTTAGTAATTAATACAACTGAAGAAGATTTTAAAAATGTAATATTAGAATATACTAATGGAAAAGGTGTAGATTACGCTCTCGATGCAATTGGTGGAAAAGACGGTGAATTATTAGCTGAATGTGTAAATAACGGTGGGGTTATGTTAAATTATGGTTTACTATCCGGTACTCCTCTTCCGTCTTCCTGTTATTCTAATAGTAGTTATAGACATGTAACAATTAAACCATATTTTTTACGAGAATGGATGTATAACGAAGAAATAAATTATCGTAAAAATATTATTCAAGAAATGATAAAAGCTTTTGTAAAGTTAAAAATTGTTTTACCTGTAGAAAAAGAATATACTATCGATAACGTAACAAAAGCAGTTGAAGCAGCACAAGCATCAAGGCAAAATGGAAAAATATTACTTTGTATAGAAAATAATAATAACATTGATGAAGCGGGATTAGAAAAAAAAGAAATGTTCAATCCCTTATTGGGAGGTAATTCATCTGAAGAGTAG
- a CDS encoding MFS transporter, which produces MSKTHNEIQGKFKNNSISLKVALLTSLGSGLEYYDFVIYGMMAKYLSDIFFSMHDSLSGIIQTFIVFAVGYLIRPFGGTIIGMIADTYGRKKTFVATMLAMGFSTMGIGLLPTYNQVGIIAPIGLLLCRLCQGISLGAELPGATTIISEYAPANKLGRLCSVMLSSISIGALMATAMVAILNKLYSYKEIIEWVWRVPFIIGGVLAIISYYIRKNISETPEFLQEENSRNKKTNTNLLLPLKLLLSQNLPTIAIGFGLVFFHANLVIINLYFPVYINKYFNYELADIYSSMTVSMVTSFIFTIIFGWLSDYISKLKILLFSLIFFSIFLFLSFTLLNYKTFWSLQIFFIIYQLFISLFFTSYMPILSRLFATKMRYTATALIYNSAYSVASFIPIIASYLLEKYQSPLILGIFFMVSITLALISVTAIMIQNKKIIYY; this is translated from the coding sequence ATGTCAAAAACACACAATGAAATTCAAGGGAAATTTAAAAATAATAGTATCTCTTTAAAAGTAGCTTTGCTTACTTCATTAGGCTCCGGGCTTGAATATTACGATTTTGTTATATACGGAATGATGGCTAAATATTTATCGGATATTTTTTTCTCTATGCATGATAGCTTAAGCGGCATTATTCAAACTTTTATAGTTTTTGCCGTAGGATATTTAATTAGACCGTTTGGAGGAACTATTATAGGCATGATAGCCGATACTTACGGGCGAAAAAAAACATTTGTTGCTACTATGCTAGCAATGGGATTTTCAACAATGGGAATCGGCTTGCTACCGACCTATAATCAGGTAGGAATTATTGCACCTATTGGACTATTATTATGTCGCTTATGTCAAGGTATATCTTTAGGTGCTGAATTACCCGGCGCTACTACCATTATTAGCGAATATGCTCCTGCTAATAAATTAGGTAGATTATGTAGCGTAATGCTATCAAGTATCAGTATAGGCGCACTTATGGCTACAGCAATGGTGGCTATATTAAATAAACTATATAGCTATAAAGAAATTATTGAATGGGTATGGCGAGTACCTTTTATAATAGGAGGAGTATTGGCTATAATTTCTTACTATATTCGTAAAAATATTAGTGAAACACCGGAATTTCTACAAGAAGAGAATAGCCGAAATAAAAAAACTAACACTAATTTATTACTACCGTTAAAGTTATTACTGTCGCAAAACTTACCTACAATAGCTATAGGTTTCGGATTAGTATTTTTTCATGCTAATTTGGTTATTATAAATCTATATTTTCCTGTTTATATCAATAAATATTTTAATTATGAATTAGCTGATATCTACAGTAGTATGACGGTTAGTATGGTAACCTCTTTTATCTTTACAATTATTTTTGGCTGGTTGTCGGATTATATTTCAAAGTTAAAAATTTTATTATTCTCTTTAATATTTTTCAGCATATTTTTATTTTTATCGTTTACTTTACTTAATTATAAAACTTTTTGGTCACTGCAAATATTTTTTATAATCTATCAATTATTTATTTCTCTTTTTTTTACTAGCTACATGCCTATATTATCACGTTTATTTGCTACTAAAATGCGCTACACCGCTACAGCCTTAATTTATAATAGTGCTTATTCAGTAGCAAGCTTCATTCCGATTATAGCTTCTTATTTATTAGAAAAATATCAATCTCCTTTAATTTTAGGTATTTTCTTTATGGTAAGTATAACTCTTGCGCTTATTTCTGTTACAGCGATAATGATTCAAAATAAAAAGATAATATATTATTAG
- a CDS encoding Fic family protein: MNWQDFRIHKRLNLNPSVVEEIYTTISEIDGVKNSWQITEKLLPQTIDRLTRSVIITSTGASNRIEGNKLTDTQVESLYRGLRVQKFKTRDEQEIVGYIQCLELIFNNYQEIYITESFVLKLHSDMLVYSEKDIRHKGNYKFGSNRVEAKDYNGNIIGVIFDPTPPYLVKKEMQELIDWYNWAFTNKVKHPLILIANFIFEYLAIHPFQDGNGRTSRLLTNLLLLKHGYLFTQIVSHERIIEANKTDYYVALNKTQSTWKTELEDITSWLKFFLNIVKLQSTQALQIIEEDNIEYLLSAKQLALWNWINEGIEEFSRKDAVNALGFPERTVESIIKKLVDLKRLNRLGQGKATRYKLTNKIKKSTK, from the coding sequence ATGAACTGGCAAGATTTTCGTATACACAAAAGACTAAATTTAAACCCCTCTGTTGTTGAAGAAATATATACTACAATTTCTGAAATTGATGGAGTAAAAAATAGTTGGCAAATCACCGAAAAGCTTTTACCTCAAACAATCGATCGACTCACACGTTCAGTAATTATAACATCTACAGGGGCTTCTAATCGTATTGAAGGTAATAAGCTTACTGATACTCAAGTAGAAAGTTTATACAGAGGTTTGCGTGTTCAAAAATTTAAAACGCGTGATGAGCAGGAAATAGTTGGGTATATACAATGTCTTGAATTGATATTTAATAATTATCAAGAAATCTATATTACAGAATCATTTGTGTTAAAGCTGCATAGTGACATGTTGGTTTATAGTGAAAAGGATATACGGCATAAAGGAAATTATAAATTTGGATCAAACCGAGTAGAAGCAAAAGATTATAATGGTAATATAATTGGCGTAATATTTGATCCGACTCCACCTTATTTGGTAAAAAAAGAAATGCAAGAATTAATAGATTGGTATAATTGGGCTTTTACTAATAAAGTAAAACATCCGCTTATCCTTATTGCTAATTTTATTTTTGAGTATTTAGCAATCCACCCATTTCAAGATGGAAATGGTAGGACGAGTAGATTGTTAACTAATCTACTACTTTTAAAGCATGGATATTTATTTACTCAAATTGTTTCTCATGAACGCATTATAGAGGCAAATAAAACTGATTATTATGTAGCACTTAATAAAACTCAATCTACATGGAAAACAGAATTAGAAGATATTACTTCTTGGTTAAAATTTTTTTTAAATATCGTTAAATTACAAAGTACTCAAGCATTACAAATTATTGAAGAGGATAATATAGAATATTTATTGTCTGCAAAACAGCTAGCTCTATGGAACTGGATTAATGAAGGAATCGAAGAATTTAGCCGCAAAGATGCTGTCAACGCATTAGGGTTTCCTGAACGTACCGTTGAGTCTATAATTAAAAAATTAGTGGATTTAAAACGTTTAAATCGATTAGGACAAGGTAAAGCTACACGTTATAAGCTTACAAATAAAATTAAAAAAAGTACTAAGTAA
- a CDS encoding SIS domain-containing protein, whose translation MTKKINNNYSAIAKRVIFAEASALQKLSDNIPNDFDKIINYLLHFKGRVILTGMGKSGYIARKIAASFASTGMPAFYLHPAEASHGDLGMVTSDDLVIMLSNSGETKELINIIEYCRNLSIKIVAMTMNATSNLAQKSDFLLIVPKYAEASLIGAPTISSLIMLSLGDALITAVHEERGFTKDDFRLYHPGGKIGANLTKIGDLMRTGDQIPLVYEDTPFTDTIIIMNEKCLGCALVVDKDLHLLGIITDGDLRRHINDKINAKFAIDIMTKNPTYISPFIFAKDALDLIKNEKITNIPVVLNNIVKGIVHIHDLLRSGVS comes from the coding sequence ATGACCAAAAAGATTAATAATAATTATTCGGCTATTGCTAAAAGAGTTATCTTCGCAGAAGCTAGCGCTTTACAAAAATTATCCGACAATATACCGAATGATTTTGATAAAATTATAAATTATCTTTTACATTTTAAAGGCAGAGTAATTTTGACCGGTATGGGTAAAAGCGGTTATATTGCCAGGAAAATAGCAGCTAGCTTTGCCTCGACGGGTATGCCGGCTTTTTATCTTCATCCGGCAGAAGCAAGCCATGGCGACCTAGGTATGGTAACCTCTGATGATTTGGTTATTATGCTATCTAATTCCGGTGAGACTAAAGAATTAATTAATATAATTGAATATTGCCGAAACTTGTCCATAAAAATTGTGGCCATGACGATGAACGCTACTTCTAATTTAGCACAAAAAAGTGATTTTTTATTGATAGTTCCGAAATATGCGGAAGCTTCGTTAATCGGCGCCCCTACTATTTCTTCCTTAATAATGCTGTCACTCGGTGATGCTTTAATAACTGCAGTACATGAAGAGCGTGGCTTTACTAAAGATGATTTTCGGCTATATCATCCGGGCGGCAAGATTGGAGCAAATCTGACAAAAATCGGTGATTTGATGCGTACCGGTGATCAAATACCTTTAGTATATGAAGACACGCCTTTTACCGATACTATAATCATAATGAATGAAAAATGCTTGGGGTGTGCTTTAGTAGTTGATAAAGACTTACATTTACTAGGAATTATAACGGACGGCGATTTGCGTCGTCATATTAACGATAAGATAAATGCAAAATTTGCGATCGATATAATGACTAAAAATCCTACTTATATTTCGCCGTTTATCTTTGCCAAAGATGCATTGGATTTGATAAAAAACGAAAAGATCACTAATATACCGGTAGTTTTGAATAATATAGTTAAAGGTATTGTTCATATTCATGATTTACTAAGAAGCGGGGTTAGTTAA
- the lptC gene encoding LPS export ABC transporter periplasmic protein LptC, with translation MLSYKIKTASLKIFSFLCIIGILYIGYILIKNTSNMIEKHDHKLNTPLSSSAKVNHATEHNLEYKIILKDSVFEGLNKNLNSYTVKAEQAIKDSDDKYKLDKINVLYELNDNRLLTINAKNGFLNKESNILNLQNDVKVFLEDIVFNTNDAQIDLIQKDIVSNSSVTLTYKNSSVISNSFSTQNDNNLIIFKGNVFTTINLLNF, from the coding sequence ATGTTATCTTATAAAATAAAAACTGCTTCATTAAAAATTTTCTCTTTTTTATGCATAATAGGAATTTTATATATCGGATATATATTAATAAAAAATACTTCTAATATGATTGAAAAACACGATCACAAGCTAAATACTCCCCTATCCTCTTCCGCCAAGGTCAATCATGCTACCGAGCATAATCTAGAATATAAAATTATATTAAAAGATTCTGTTTTTGAAGGGCTGAATAAAAATTTAAATTCATATACAGTTAAAGCCGAGCAAGCTATAAAAGATTCAGATGATAAATATAAATTAGATAAAATAAATGTATTGTATGAATTAAATGACAACCGCCTGCTTACTATTAATGCAAAAAACGGTTTTTTAAATAAGGAATCAAACATTTTAAACTTACAAAATGATGTAAAAGTTTTTTTAGAAGATATAGTATTTAATACTAATGACGCACAAATTGATTTAATTCAAAAAGATATAGTAAGTAACTCTTCCGTCACATTAACTTATAAAAATTCTAGTGTAATATCAAATAGTTTTAGTACTCAAAATGATAATAATCTTATAATTTTTAAAGGGAATGTTTTTACAACTATCAATCTATTAAATTTTTAA
- a CDS encoding LptA/OstA family protein, with protein MFMFRFRFKYKILFILLFLFGTEIFAKEQEVKALPSNLYIQSDSLIIDRIKQKIEYIGKVIVYFEDAVLRTEILEVIYKIEGNEKTVDRIIIPTKLTVKREMHDELLIADSAEYFLDNKQLILLGNVILQHDGSILKTDKLIYYIDLDTAMKKN; from the coding sequence ATGTTTATGTTCCGGTTTAGATTTAAATATAAGATACTATTTATTTTACTGTTTTTATTCGGAACGGAAATATTTGCAAAAGAGCAAGAAGTTAAAGCTCTTCCTTCTAATCTATATATACAATCCGATAGTTTAATTATCGATAGAATAAAGCAGAAAATAGAATATATAGGAAAAGTAATCGTATATTTTGAGGATGCAGTATTAAGAACAGAGATATTAGAAGTTATTTATAAAATAGAAGGAAATGAAAAAACCGTTGATCGTATTATTATTCCGACAAAATTAACGGTAAAGAGAGAAATGCATGATGAATTATTAATTGCCGATTCGGCAGAATATTTTTTAGACAATAAACAACTTATTTTACTCGGTAACGTAATATTACAGCATGACGGTAGTATTTTAAAAACCGATAAACTAATTTATTATATTGATTTAGACACTGCAATGAAAAAAAATTAA
- the lptB gene encoding LPS export ABC transporter ATP-binding protein has translation MDKLEIKNISKSYKKRMILSDISLELNKGEVVGLFGPNGAGKTTCFSIIIGLMKPDKGKLLLNNKNITNLPIYLRARLGLGYLLQEPSIFRGLSVKDNIKAILEISENDKEIIEQKTNDLLKKFSILHLKDLPAVGLSGGERRRLEIARTLAIEPKFIMLDEPLAGIDPLAVSDIKNLITYLREFNIGILITDHNVRDTLDIVDRAYVIFDGKVLLEGNSKEVATSAEVKKVYLGNTFSL, from the coding sequence ATGGATAAATTAGAAATTAAAAATATATCAAAATCCTATAAAAAAAGGATGATACTGAGCGACATTTCTCTTGAGCTAAATAAAGGTGAAGTGGTTGGATTATTCGGTCCCAACGGAGCAGGAAAAACTACTTGTTTTAGTATTATTATCGGGTTAATGAAACCCGACAAAGGGAAATTATTATTAAATAATAAAAATATTACTAATTTACCGATATATTTAAGAGCAAGATTAGGTCTTGGTTATCTTCTTCAAGAACCTTCAATTTTTCGTGGGTTATCGGTCAAGGATAATATTAAGGCAATATTAGAAATATCCGAAAACGATAAAGAAATAATTGAACAAAAAACAAATGATTTATTAAAGAAATTTTCTATTTTACATTTAAAAGATTTACCTGCCGTAGGGTTATCGGGCGGGGAGAGGCGTAGGCTTGAAATTGCTAGAACTTTGGCTATCGAACCTAAATTTATTATGTTAGATGAGCCGCTTGCAGGGATTGATCCCCTTGCCGTTTCAGATATAAAAAACCTAATTACTTATTTACGTGAGTTTAATATCGGTATTTTAATTACCGATCATAATGTACGCGATACCTTAGATATTGTAGATCGAGCTTATGTTATTTTTGACGGCAAAGTACTATTAGAAGGTAATTCAAAAGAAGTAGCTACAAGCGCGGAAGTAAAAAAAGTATATCTAGGAAATACTTTTAGCTTATAA
- a CDS encoding HD domain-containing protein — translation MNEGSESDNYYAKELFNKLAKKNEIAKNKINLNEIEKAIYFAKKSHGEQKRHSGEPYYSHPMEVASMVSDYLFDTDTIIAAILHDVIEDTSSSLKQIELLFNKRVAEIVPNTNYLKKKSFIKSITSLT, via the coding sequence ATGAATGAGGGAAGTGAATCGGATAATTATTATGCTAAGGAACTATTTAATAAACTTGCTAAAAAAAATGAAATTGCAAAAAATAAAATAAATCTTAACGAAATCGAAAAAGCAATTTACTTTGCAAAAAAGTCTCACGGTGAGCAAAAAAGACATTCCGGAGAGCCTTATTATTCGCATCCTATGGAAGTTGCCTCAATGGTTTCGGATTATCTCTTTGATACGGATACTATTATCGCGGCTATTTTACATGACGTGATCGAAGATACCTCTTCTTCTCTTAAACAAATTGAATTACTTTTCAATAAAAGAGTAGCGGAAATAGTACCGAACACCAATTATCTAAAGAAGAAATCTTTTATAAAATCAATAACTTCCCTGACCTAG
- a CDS encoding phosphomannomutase/phosphoglucomutase, with product MPINKEIFRAYDIRGNSFTDITETTAYKIGFCFAETTISNNNNKICIGRDGRLSSPALYDSLIKGLVDGGASVITIGIVPTPMLYFADKRLMPAASIMVTGSHNPKDDNGFKMLAMGKPFFGSQIQDLLTRILDSRFNVIPASLYVIPAKAGIRETIKNKPDSCDQRNDIECGNNIEYNNDIQSKYLERILNNISINPKLKVAWDPGNGAAGDITEALKTRLPNNNIVINSKIDGNFPSHHPDPTRPSNLKELIEVVTQENCDIGIAFDGDGDRLGIVSRTGQILFGDQIVCLFAEDILKQHPNATIILDVKASRSIIDQIKSYGGQPLIWRTGHPFIKSKMQETNALLAGEMSGHIFFADKYYGYDDAIYAALRFLDLLSCSNKSLDELIQNLPKSYSTPEMKISVSDTMKFKIISEIKERLLKEGIEFNDIDGIRVNTETGWWLLRSSNTEPAIIARAESTTAKGLEDLKSTLEKLLTKYRLTIE from the coding sequence ATGCCCATCAATAAAGAAATTTTTAGAGCTTATGATATAAGAGGCAATAGCTTTACAGATATAACTGAAACAACCGCTTATAAAATTGGATTTTGTTTTGCCGAAACTACTATAAGCAATAACAATAATAAAATTTGTATCGGTCGTGACGGCAGGCTTAGCTCCCCTGCCCTTTATGATTCATTAATTAAAGGATTAGTAGACGGAGGCGCATCCGTAATTACAATAGGCATCGTACCGACGCCGATGCTATATTTTGCCGATAAACGACTAATGCCGGCAGCAAGTATCATGGTTACCGGTTCTCATAACCCAAAAGATGATAACGGCTTTAAGATGCTAGCAATGGGCAAGCCGTTTTTCGGTTCTCAAATACAAGATTTACTAACGAGGATTTTGGATAGCCGCTTCAATGTCATTCCCGCATCCCTTTATGTCATTCCCGCGAAGGCGGGAATCCGGGAAACAATAAAGAATAAACCGGATTCCTGCGATCAACGGAATGACATAGAGTGCGGTAATAACATAGAGTACAACAATGACATACAATCTAAATATCTAGAGCGAATTTTAAATAATATATCTATTAACCCTAAACTAAAAGTTGCTTGGGATCCGGGAAATGGAGCAGCCGGAGATATTACGGAAGCTTTAAAGACAAGGTTACCGAATAATAATATAGTTATAAATAGTAAGATTGACGGAAATTTTCCAAGCCATCACCCCGACCCGACAAGACCCTCCAACCTTAAGGAATTAATAGAAGTTGTGACTCAAGAAAATTGTGATATCGGTATAGCTTTTGACGGTGACGGTGATCGATTAGGCATTGTGAGTAGAACCGGCCAAATATTATTCGGTGATCAAATTGTTTGTTTATTTGCCGAAGATATTTTAAAGCAGCATCCTAACGCAACCATTATACTTGACGTAAAAGCAAGCCGGTCGATAATTGATCAAATTAAGTCATATGGCGGGCAGCCTTTAATATGGCGAACAGGTCATCCTTTTATAAAAAGTAAAATGCAGGAAACAAATGCTTTACTTGCCGGAGAAATGAGCGGTCATATATTTTTTGCCGATAAATATTACGGTTATGATGATGCGATTTATGCAGCTTTACGTTTTCTTGATTTATTATCTTGCTCAAACAAATCATTAGATGAGCTTATCCAAAATTTACCCAAATCATATAGTACGCCGGAAATGAAAATTTCTGTTTCCGACACGATGAAATTTAAAATAATTAGTGAGATAAAAGAACGGCTATTAAAAGAAGGAATAGAGTTTAACGATATTGACGGGATACGTGTCAATACCGAAACAGGCTGGTGGTTGCTGCGAAGCTCCAATACCGAACCTGCAATTATCGCACGAGCCGAGTCCACGACTGCTAAAGGATTAGAGGACTTAAAGTCGACTTTAGAGAAGTTGCTTACTAAGTATAGGCTGACTATAGAATAG
- the miaA gene encoding tRNA (adenosine(37)-N6)-dimethylallyltransferase MiaA, which produces MKKEVIIICGPTASGKSYLAHHLAKTYNGEIVNIDSMQVYKEIPIITASPPENYKTEIPYHLYNFLPITEEFSVVKYLQLAAEKIKEISYRNKLVILVGGTGLYVNSLLFGYNQIPEISKNVRERVRSLHAKIGTAEFFSQLKNIDPLAAAKIKPNDTQRLARAYEVFLQTGKSIFFFQTLPKESVLSEFNFKVIFLSPERTFLYKTCNERLEKIFKEGAITEIASMKENFAGFNSSALKAVGVSEISAYLNGNITLDEALILAQNKTRQYAKRQITWFKNQIKEKTTLEYSNEKEFNELISEGIGLSKLKNGHPVA; this is translated from the coding sequence GTGAAAAAAGAAGTAATTATTATATGCGGTCCGACGGCTAGCGGTAAATCTTATTTAGCCCACCATTTAGCTAAAACTTACAACGGCGAAATAGTAAATATCGACTCCATGCAGGTATATAAAGAAATTCCTATTATTACTGCATCGCCGCCGGAAAATTATAAAACCGAAATACCTTATCATTTATATAACTTTTTGCCTATCACCGAGGAATTTTCGGTAGTAAAATATTTGCAGTTAGCGGCAGAAAAAATAAAAGAAATAAGCTATAGAAATAAATTAGTAATATTAGTCGGCGGCACAGGTTTGTACGTTAACTCTTTGTTATTCGGTTATAATCAAATTCCGGAAATATCAAAAAATGTAAGAGAGCGGGTTAGAAGCTTACATGCTAAAATAGGTACAGCAGAATTTTTTAGTCAGCTGAAAAATATCGATCCTTTAGCGGCTGCTAAAATAAAGCCAAACGATACTCAACGTTTAGCTAGAGCTTATGAAGTATTTTTACAAACAGGCAAATCTATTTTTTTCTTTCAAACTCTTCCCAAGGAATCAGTTTTATCGGAATTTAATTTTAAGGTAATATTTCTTTCTCCTGAACGAACATTTTTATACAAAACATGCAATGAACGATTAGAAAAAATATTTAAGGAAGGGGCAATTACCGAAATAGCTTCAATGAAGGAAAATTTTGCAGGGTTTAACAGTTCTGCCTTAAAGGCTGTCGGAGTAAGCGAAATTTCGGCATATCTAAACGGCAATATAACTTTAGATGAAGCATTAATTTTAGCACAAAACAAAACTCGGCAATATGCAAAAAGACAAATTACCTGGTTTAAAAACCAAATAAAAGAAAAAACAACACTAGAATATTCTAACGAAAAGGAGTTTAATGAGCTTATTTCTGAAGGAATAGGCTTAAGTAAGCTAAAGAATGGTCACCCCGTGGCTTGA
- a CDS encoding DUF3576 domain-containing protein, with the protein MKKNLKLFFSMILITYNISASSNILADDGYPQSERDKKWEEIGSAAGGEGIIFRPGKVKNESTKASGCLVNKYLWQASIETLSFAPLASVDSNGGVIITEWYSPRGKQNFRFKINIFIKDDVIHPDALEVKIFEEILKNNNWQQSDSKSDLALILEDKILRKARALYINADRK; encoded by the coding sequence ATGAAAAAGAATTTAAAATTATTTTTTTCAATGATTCTTATTACTTATAATATAAGTGCAAGTAGTAATATTTTAGCAGATGACGGCTATCCGCAAAGCGAGAGAGACAAAAAATGGGAAGAAATAGGGTCTGCGGCAGGCGGTGAAGGAATAATTTTTAGACCCGGTAAAGTTAAAAACGAATCAACCAAAGCAAGCGGATGTTTGGTTAACAAATATCTTTGGCAAGCTTCAATAGAAACTTTAAGCTTTGCGCCTTTAGCCTCAGTTGATTCAAACGGCGGGGTTATAATTACCGAATGGTATAGTCCTCGCGGTAAACAAAATTTTCGTTTTAAAATAAATATTTTTATTAAAGACGATGTAATCCACCCTGATGCATTAGAGGTAAAAATATTTGAAGAAATACTTAAAAATAATAATTGGCAGCAAAGTGATAGTAAATCCGACCTTGCTCTTATTCTTGAGGATAAAATTTTAAGAAAAGCACGTGCTCTTTACATTAATGCCGATAGAAAATAA